In Halodesulfovibrio aestuarii DSM 17919 = ATCC 29578, the DNA window GGCGAACTTACGTAATTCCCGTAAATTTTTAAATTCCAACTTCTTAACCATCCGGGAAAAATACGTTTCAACAGTACGGGGACTGATATCAAAGGTCTCAGCAAGCTCCGCATTACTCGCCCCTTTGCCCATCAGGATAAATATCTCTCGTTCCCTATCACTAAACGCATCTTCAATCTGTTGGCCTTCGCCTTGCGTCTCCTCTCGGCTTTGGGTTGCACAAGGACTCATGTACCGTTTTCCTCGCATTACAGTATCGATAGCTTCAAATAATGCTTCCGGTTCTTCCCGCTTGGTAACATAGCCGAGTGCGCCAAGACGAAACGCACGGTTAATGGTATCAGGATCTTCATGCATTGAATAAATAACAACCGAAACGCCGCGTGCTTCAAGCTCGGGAAGCAACTCCAACCCGCTGCCGTCTTGCAATGTCAGATCAAGCAAAGCGACATCAGCTTCTTCATTTTCCAGAACAGCTAATGCTCCTATACAGCTTTCAACCTCTGCACTGATATGATGATTGCGCGTTGCGAGAAGAATACGAAGTCCCTGCCGGACAGCCGGATGATCATCAATAAGCAGGATTCGAGCAACAAGGGGAGTTTGTGTCGTCACGAGGCACTCCTCTCTGAATTTTGATTAGAGATAGTTAGTACAGAACATGGAGCTGCGCAGGATACATAAGTACCACTTTGAGGAAAGCTGATAATATGAAGTTCCGCATCGATTATTTTTGCTCGATGAGCCATTATGCTTGTACCAAGTCCTTCACCCTTAGAAGTAGCAACATCATAACCGATGCCATCATCCTGAACAGAAAGCTTAATCTTCCCATCTCCATGACAGATTAGTCTGACCTGAATACAATGCGACTGAGAATGCTTTACTGCGTTTGTGAGAGCTTCCTGTGCGATGCGATATAAAGGGGTAACATTCGGATTCATACATTTTTTGCAGAAGTATTCCTTTTCGAAGGTCACTTTGATGCCGGTAGCTTTCGTTATACTGCGAACAAGACTCTCGAGCGAAGGACCAGCCTGAGAAGTGTCATGTTCCACAGGCCAAAGTCCGCGAGAGGTGCGATACGCGTCATCTGTCGAAGTATTAAGTAAGTCGGCCAATTCTGCTAATGCCTGCGCGTCATCACTTCCCGCGTATTTATGTGCCAGTGCTGATGCTCGAAGACGGGCACCGGTAAGTTGCTGACAAAGACCGTCATGCAGTTCATGACTGATACGACGGCGTTCCTCTTCACTGATGCTGACAACTTTCTGCCCCAACCTGTTTCGCTCTTCCATTTCAAACTGCAGCGCTTCGTTTTTGTGTTCCAACTCGACAGAAAGCCGTTCAACGGAGTCAAATGCCACCGAGAACCGTGCAGCCAACGCCATCGACTGTGTCAGCACAAACAAGCACACTGCCGGTTCTGCAAGATATATTGATTGAATAATTGCGAAATGCGTCAACGAATCGTTTAAACCAGCAAGAAACTGCATAGCTAACCCTATTAGCAGAAACTTGGCACCACTTCTCCCACGTCGAATACATAAAACAAGTCGATGCAAATAGTAGGTCGCGAAAACCATAGTTTGCAAAAGACATAGAGCAATGAACCAGTAAAGCGGAACTCCGGGAGCAAGGATCTGCAAACAGAAAAAGATGACTATTCTAGCGTCCAGCAAATAGTGCAGCCACGAATGAAATTCATCAGGGTAAAGTTCTTTTAAAAAGCGAAAAAGCAACGATGGCCACATCACAAAACAGGCCAATGAGAAAATCTCCATCGAGGCAGGAGGCCACCATGGAAAAATAACGGAGGCAACCCACTGGGAGGTGTTTGACGTGATGCTATACCCGACCACAAGCAGGCAATACAAACCAAAATATAAAGGAGCCGGATCACGCTTTTGCAGAAAGAACAAGAACAGGTGATAGACACCCATGATCAGCATGCATCCGGCAAAAAAAAGTGCCAGCCCCCAGTCTCGGGCACGAAATTTTTCCAACGTGCCAGGAAGCGCCACCATTATGGAATCAGTCACACCGCCAAAACGAAAATGATGATTTGACACCTGAAGGATGAGTTCAATGGGATGTCCATTCAGAGCAAGCTCCGCAAGGTGCAGCGACCGGACAGGCACCTCAGTTTCTGCGGATATCCCCGGCACACCACTCTGAGCGACAAGTACGCCGTTGGCCCACAGTTTATAGGCTTCATGGATATCAAACAGTCGCAAACTCAGTCGGCCAGTATTGTGAGCTGGTAACAGCCGCAATCTAAATGTGGCCTGCCCTGTACCACTTAGAGCTTGTCCTTTACTCTTATGGCTTGTCCATCTTCCAGGCAGAGACATATATCCAGAAGATTCCGGTACAGGTTGTCCGAGCTGAAAGTCTTCAGGCGTCAACAGACGTCCCCAGAAAAACTCCCATTCCCCATCAAGAGCTACCGCCTCGCCCTTCGCAAGAGGATACCCTTGCAGGTCAAACACACCGCACGTTGCACGAGGGCTTTTGCCGTTTTTTTCACTCGCAGTCACGTTACCCGCAGTTGCCAATAAAATTACTGCAATCAGAATACAGGTAATCATGCAAGGCAGCTTTGTAGCACATGGTACGGCGTTAACGAATCTCAATGTCTTCTCGTGTCCTAAAATTTTTCACGGTAAGTAGTACGTAGGGTCCAAATCAGTCAGCGTACGACTATACAAACCTCCCCCGCTTCTTTCAACGAAGATTTTATATAAAAAACTACCTGTGTAGGGGTTTTACCGGACAGACATGAGTCTTTTTATACGCTAAGAGATCAACTGATTCGCTGCAAAAGGCCCTAGCCCCCCCTAAATAGAAGCCGCTAGCGACGCAACGGGGGGCGTTTTCGCCCCCCACACACATGAACATGACCAAGTAACAAAAAACGCTGCTACTTCACATCACTGCAATACGAAACGGAGAGTACTATGTTGAGCCTGACAGAGGATGATATAAATCAACAAACTGCCATATGGAAACGACCATCAAGTTTCTTCTTAGGGCTATGCACACTGCTGTGCATAGTTTTTTTTGCCGATTCAATATGGGCTACTGAAAATTCGGGAAATATAGCGAATGCTCCAAAAGGGTATACTCTTTCCATTGGTGAACACTTTATTAATACTAAAGATGGTGTAGTTAAAGGTGAACGAGGGTCAGTGCCCACGCCCAGTGTTGGAGTTAATGCTTCTACGTCCGGAGAAAACGCAATCATAGAAAACTATGGAATGATTTCTGCTCAAAATGATCTTCAGGCTATCGGAGTTCGCCTTAACGACGGTACGTTAAAAAACTATGGGACAATCAAAGCTATTAGTTACCCTGGGAGTAATTTATTGGGCCCCGTGGGCATTGATAGCAAACACGCAACTATATATAACTATGGAACAATTGAACAACCCGACGCTGCCCTTGTAGTTATGGGCATACGTCTCGACAATGCAGTTCTGCATAACCGTGGTAAAATTCTTACACCACAAGCTATCGAAGTTATCGGAAATTCCAAGGTTTATCTGGAAGCTGGAACAGACATTATTAGGGCTGGGCTGGTTGTAGCTGACACTTTAGGGCAAGCAGAGCTCTATCTGGACGGTTCTGGCACTATAAACTTCTCCATGGCAGGCAACTGGAAGTCTCTCCAAAAAACCGGAACCGGTGTATGGGTAATGGATATGCATCTCAACGACGCTATCCCCACAACCTTCGGTTCACTTACCATAAGTCAAGGAACACTGGCATTAGGAGACAGCTCGTTTGACAGGAGCATACAAAAGCTGATCGTAAACTCTGGTGCTACACTTGATCTCGGGACACAAACGTTATTCGCCCCTAACTGCACATTTATGCCAAATTCAACTATCGAGGTTAGCCTCCCTCTGAAAGGGCATGGAGTGCTGGTTGCGCAAGACGTTACAATGGGTGACAATGTAGTAATACTCCCGACCAATATAGAGTCTGCGGAGGGCATCACCTATACACTAATTGAAGGGACTGAAGCATCTTCATATGCTGGTGCAACCCTTTCCAACAAACAAAATAAAATATCCACCTTGTTTTCTTATTATGAACTGATCAAGGAAAGTAACAAACTGAGCCTCAAAGTGGACAAAGTATCTGATGAAGAGCTTGCACAGAAAGGCCTTAATGTTACAGATGCTCGTGCCGTTGAAAGTGCATTTCAAAACGACAGCGTCAGCATGAACAAATTGTCCGGTATGAGCATCGAAAAAGTTAAAGACGCTTTGAAACAAGCGCATGCCGAACCAATGTCAGAGGTTATCTCAGCTGTCCGCGATGCGGGTTATGCAGCGCAAGGCGTAATCACAAGACGATTGATTACAGCTCGTTCAGCCGCTCTGGCCTCAAATGAATCAACTGGGCTTTCATCCGGTAGTGACGAATTAGGCTGGAAAATATGGGGCCAAGGCTTCGGAAGCGTCTCCTCCGAGACTGCTCATAACGACAGCAACGGCTATGATGCCAACACGACCGGACTTACCTTTGGTGTGGACAAGGCCCTTGTTGAAAACTTCCGCCTCGGTCTTGCATACTCCTATATATATACAGACGTTGACTCCAAAAGCTCTTCCAACAATAACGAAGTAGATAGCAATCTGCTGACCGTATATTGCGAAACACTTTTTGGCGACGATATGTATCTTGATGCTCACATTTCTTATGGCTTTAATAACTACAAAGCAAAACGGTACATGACAGAACTCGGCCTTCAGGCCAAAGCTGACTTCGATGGCTCTACCTTCAATATAGGTGGTGAATTCGGCAAGAGTTTCAATTTCACCTCAAATCCCATCACCATTACTCCATATGTTGGCTTAGACTACTCGTACATAAGCATAGACTCATATAAAGAGTCCGGTGCCGGCTCTTCAAACCTTATTGTGGACGACACCTACAACAACGTTTTCACCAGCACTCTGGGCGCCCGTCTTGGCGGAACCTTTAATTCTTTGAAACCCGAAATACATGCAGCTTGGGTTCATGATTGGGCACAAGAAGAAATCAGCACTAATGCAGAATTTGCAAACAGCGGTGCAGCGCTCTCCAGCAGTGCTGTTTCAAATGATCCCGACAAGATCAACCTCGGTCTGGGACTGGGCTGGCAAGTATCAGACGTCGTTACCGTCGACCTCTCCGCAGACTATCTTGGCAGCGCGCACATGGATAGCTGGGGTGGCACAGTTAAAATGAGTTATGAATTCTAAATAAAAAACAAACGGGACGTTTAACGAAAACGTCCCGTTTATTTTTTATCGAAGAAATATAAAATACGATTCCTTCGTACCGCTGCTGAAATTAGCGCCAGAATAAAGAATCCTATCTCAAAGGTTAGTAGATTTTTCCAATCTCTTCCACCACTCCCCCGCTTCTTTCGAAAAAATTTTACAAAAAACTACCTGTGTAGGGGGTTTACCGGACAGACATGAGTCTTTTTATACGCTAAGAGATCAACTAGT includes these proteins:
- a CDS encoding response regulator, whose product is MTTQTPLVARILLIDDHPAVRQGLRILLATRNHHISAEVESCIGALAVLENEEADVALLDLTLQDGSGLELLPELEARGVSVVIYSMHEDPDTINRAFRLGALGYVTKREEPEALFEAIDTVMRGKRYMSPCATQSREETQGEGQQIEDAFSDREREIFILMGKGASNAELAETFDISPRTVETYFSRMVKKLEFKNLRELRKFAISSALKGA
- a CDS encoding sensor histidine kinase; the protein is MITCILIAVILLATAGNVTASEKNGKSPRATCGVFDLQGYPLAKGEAVALDGEWEFFWGRLLTPEDFQLGQPVPESSGYMSLPGRWTSHKSKGQALSGTGQATFRLRLLPAHNTGRLSLRLFDIHEAYKLWANGVLVAQSGVPGISAETEVPVRSLHLAELALNGHPIELILQVSNHHFRFGGVTDSIMVALPGTLEKFRARDWGLALFFAGCMLIMGVYHLFLFFLQKRDPAPLYFGLYCLLVVGYSITSNTSQWVASVIFPWWPPASMEIFSLACFVMWPSLLFRFLKELYPDEFHSWLHYLLDARIVIFFCLQILAPGVPLYWFIALCLLQTMVFATYYLHRLVLCIRRGRSGAKFLLIGLAMQFLAGLNDSLTHFAIIQSIYLAEPAVCLFVLTQSMALAARFSVAFDSVERLSVELEHKNEALQFEMEERNRLGQKVVSISEEERRRISHELHDGLCQQLTGARLRASALAHKYAGSDDAQALAELADLLNTSTDDAYRTSRGLWPVEHDTSQAGPSLESLVRSITKATGIKVTFEKEYFCKKCMNPNVTPLYRIAQEALTNAVKHSQSHCIQVRLICHGDGKIKLSVQDDGIGYDVATSKGEGLGTSIMAHRAKIIDAELHIISFPQSGTYVSCAAPCSVLTISNQNSERSAS
- a CDS encoding autotransporter outer membrane beta-barrel domain-containing protein, translated to MLSLTEDDINQQTAIWKRPSSFFLGLCTLLCIVFFADSIWATENSGNIANAPKGYTLSIGEHFINTKDGVVKGERGSVPTPSVGVNASTSGENAIIENYGMISAQNDLQAIGVRLNDGTLKNYGTIKAISYPGSNLLGPVGIDSKHATIYNYGTIEQPDAALVVMGIRLDNAVLHNRGKILTPQAIEVIGNSKVYLEAGTDIIRAGLVVADTLGQAELYLDGSGTINFSMAGNWKSLQKTGTGVWVMDMHLNDAIPTTFGSLTISQGTLALGDSSFDRSIQKLIVNSGATLDLGTQTLFAPNCTFMPNSTIEVSLPLKGHGVLVAQDVTMGDNVVILPTNIESAEGITYTLIEGTEASSYAGATLSNKQNKISTLFSYYELIKESNKLSLKVDKVSDEELAQKGLNVTDARAVESAFQNDSVSMNKLSGMSIEKVKDALKQAHAEPMSEVISAVRDAGYAAQGVITRRLITARSAALASNESTGLSSGSDELGWKIWGQGFGSVSSETAHNDSNGYDANTTGLTFGVDKALVENFRLGLAYSYIYTDVDSKSSSNNNEVDSNLLTVYCETLFGDDMYLDAHISYGFNNYKAKRYMTELGLQAKADFDGSTFNIGGEFGKSFNFTSNPITITPYVGLDYSYISIDSYKESGAGSSNLIVDDTYNNVFTSTLGARLGGTFNSLKPEIHAAWVHDWAQEEISTNAEFANSGAALSSSAVSNDPDKINLGLGLGWQVSDVVTVDLSADYLGSAHMDSWGGTVKMSYEF